One Ascaphus truei isolate aAscTru1 chromosome 9, aAscTru1.hap1, whole genome shotgun sequence genomic region harbors:
- the EIF2S1 gene encoding eukaryotic translation initiation factor 2 subunit 1, with protein sequence MPALSSRFYQHKFPEVDDVVMVNVRSIAEMGAYVSLLEYNNIEGMILLSELSRRRIRSINKLIRIGRNECVVVIRVDKDKGYIDLSKRRVSPEEALKCEDKYTKSKTVYSILRHVAEVLQYTKDEQLESLFQRTAWVFDDKYKKPGYGAYDAFKHAVSDPSILDGLDLIEEEKSVLIDNINRRLTPQAVKIRADIEVACYGYEGIDAVKEALRAGLSCSTESMPIKINLIAPPRYVMTTTTLERTEGLSVLNQAMSVIKEKIEEKRGVFNVQMEAKVVTDTDETELARVLERLEKENAEVDGDDDADEMEAKIED encoded by the exons ATGCCGGCGTTAAGCAGTAGGTTTTACCAGCACAAGTTCCCCGAAGTCGATGACGTCGTCATGGTTAACGTTCGCTCCATCGCCGAGATGGGAGCCTACGTCAGCCTGCTCGAGTACAACAACATCGAAGGCATGATTCTGCTCAGCGAGCTTTCCCGGAGACGTATCCGTTCCATCAACAAACTCATCCGCATCGGTCGCAACGAGTGCGTGGTGGTGATCAGAGTCGATAAAGACAAAG GGTACATAGACTTGTCCAAAAGAAGGGTTTCTCCAGAGGAAGCGCTGAAATGTGAGGACAAGTACACCAAGTCTAAAACT GTGTACAGTATTCTGCGTCACGTTGCAGAGGTGTTACAGTACACAAAGGACGAGCAGCTGGAGAGTTTATTTCAAAGGACAGCCTGGGTGTTCGATGACAAGTACAAGAAACCGGGATACGGAGCCTACGATGCGTTCAAACACGCCGTGTC TGACCCCTCCATTCTCGACGGGCTGGATTTGATAGAAGAGGAGAAAAGTGTGCTTATTGACAACATTAACAGACGCCTGACACCCCAAGCTGTGAAAATTAGAGCAG ATATTGAGGTCGCCTGCTATGGTTACGAAGGTATAGATGCAGTGAAGGAGGCCTTGAGAGCTGGTCTGAGCTGTTCTACAGAGAGTATGCCCATTAAG ATAAATCTGATAGCTCCCCCTCGATATGTGATGACCACCACGACCCTGGAGAGAACGGAAGGCCTCTCTGTGCTGAACCAAGCCATGTCTGTTATCAAAGAGAAGATTGAAGAGAAGAGAGGAGTGTTTAATGTTCAGATGGAG GCCAAGGTGGTCACCGACACAGACGAAACGGAGCTCGCCAGAGTGCTGGAGCGATTGGAGAAGGAAAACGCAGAGGTTGACGGAGACGATGACGCTGATGAAATGGAAGCAAAAATTGAAGATTAA